A section of the Cuniculiplasma divulgatum genome encodes:
- a CDS encoding glycosyltransferase family A protein produces MSYSICITNFNDRPYLEKSLQSITDFAGRIDAEVVVVDSNSTDGSQEIIDDYLQRGLIQRVISTRCSRGRGRDIAFRNSHGDIVLASIDTDVVYSVPRLLQVVAEYMSKRMGKLFAVYGAMIGTRSCIEKIGGWKDLDRHEDNEISMRAMMAGLYDQDMSINVVMEHLSELRKLTLVESMKLTYTDYRDWYRIGLKLRNTPADALMKPHVLLSYVSARIRGVMPSPVFDKYIAELKGTGAGNAGRR; encoded by the coding sequence ATGTCATATTCCATCTGCATAACGAACTTCAATGATCGACCTTACTTGGAGAAGTCGCTCCAGAGTATCACCGACTTTGCTGGAAGGATAGATGCAGAGGTTGTTGTGGTGGACAGCAACAGCACTGATGGATCTCAGGAAATTATTGATGATTACCTTCAGAGAGGGCTCATTCAAAGGGTGATAAGTACGCGGTGCTCAAGAGGAAGAGGAAGGGATATTGCATTCCGAAACTCCCATGGTGATATTGTTCTGGCCAGTATTGACACTGACGTGGTTTACAGTGTGCCTAGACTTTTGCAGGTTGTTGCCGAATACATGAGCAAGAGAATGGGAAAGCTCTTCGCAGTATACGGAGCAATGATTGGGACAAGATCGTGTATAGAGAAAATAGGGGGCTGGAAAGACCTTGACAGGCATGAGGACAATGAGATATCCATGCGGGCCATGATGGCGGGCCTTTATGATCAGGACATGTCAATCAATGTGGTCATGGAGCACCTTTCGGAACTGCGAAAGCTGACACTAGTCGAATCCATGAAACTGACCTATACTGATTACAGGGACTGGTACAGGATCGGGCTGAAGCTCAGGAATACCCCGGCAGATGCCCTGATGAAACCACATGTTCTGCTGTCCTACGTTTCAGCCAGAATTCGCGGTGTTATGCCATCACCCGTTTTTGACAAGTACATTGCAGAATTGAAGGGGACAGGCGCTGGGAATGCCGGCCGCAGATGA